The nucleotide window ATCTATAAATTTCTTAGTCGCCCAAAAAGCTATAGACTAATATTTCTAACATTATTAACAATAACATCAAGGCAATTTAAGATAAATTAAACTTTCCTTGATTAATTCTGTTGAACTCTACTCGGCGAACGCTGTTGGAGCAAATTTTTATTGGCTAAAAGTATCTTAAACAATACTATTAGCTAGCTCTTTAATTCAGTAAACATTTTGGAGATTATAATCCTTAAAAGTAGCCTTTTAAATTTCATCGAAAAAGTTGACTGAATTATTTTTTTAATCCCTGCTCTGATCAAATGACAATCAAATCTACTACACCTCTAAATTTTATGAATTTTCAACAACGTTCCTATCAATTAGAAATTCTAGATGGGGATAATATTCCTAATCAGGATCTTTATCAAACTCTTAAAGAACTTAGGTGTATTAATACTTGGCTAGGAGGACATCGAGCCGTTATTTTAGGCTTAGAAGAATTTCAAAAAAAATATATTAATTTATTTCGAGTAACTCGAAATATACCGATTAAAAATAATTTAAATATTTATGAAATAGGGAGCGGTGGCGGAGATAATTTATATGCCATATACAGATGGGCAAAAAAACAACATATTCCCTTAAATTTAGGGGGGATTGATATCAAAGAAACTTGTCTAAAATTTGCTCAAGAAACTTATCAAAATTTAGACATCAGTTGGCATACATCGGATTATAGAAAATGGGATTTTCAAGATAAAAGACCTGATATTACTTTTAATTCTTTATTCTGTCACCATTTTACAGATGAACAATTAGTTGAAATGTTGAAATGGATGAAAACTAACTCTAAGCTAGGTTTTTTTATCTGTGATTTGCATAGACATTCTCTTGCTTATTACTCTATTAAACTCTTGACACAATGGATCTCAAAAAATTATCTGATCAAAAATGATGCTCCTTTATCTGTACGGCGAGGGTTTAAAAAAAAGGAATTAGAAATATTATTAAATAAAGCGGGTATTGAGTCTTATAAAATCAAATGGCAATGGGCTTTTAGATATGTAGTTATTGTGTTTAATGATGACAAAATACTTAATCAATCTACTTAGAGCATTGCCAAACTTTTTTCACTATCCATCTAAAAGATTATAAGAACTTTGTAACTTCACCATCTGTGGAGTTAATTTTTTTTCAACAGTGCTTTTTTTAGGCTAAAAAAGAATTAACATCAATTAATTAAAAAGTAGAGACATTGCCCGTAACGTCTCTACAAGAATGGAAGAGTTTTGTCAAAAAGAGGTATTAGTTTTAATTTTGCCTGAATTAATCATTCATAATTCAAAATTAATTTTTAATACTTCCTTTCCTTTGGTTCAAACATAGTAATCACAACAGGCATATAATTAATATCAATTCCTGCGGGGGAATAATAAGCCAAAGTATGTTGTAAAAAGTTGCTGTCATCCCGACTGGGATAATCTTCTCTAGAGTGTGCCCCTCGGCTTTCTTGACGGTTAAGGGCAGAGGTTAAAATTAACTCACCCACCACCATAATACTTTGTAATTCCATTGCTTCAATTAACTCTGTATTCCAACAGTTATCCTTGTCATCGAGATAAATTTGAGAATACTGTTGTTTTAAATCTTGCAATTTGGCTAACCCTTCCCGCATAATTTCTTCGGTGCGGAAAACGCCACAATGTTCACTCATACAATCTTGGAATTTTTGACGTAATTTGGCTATACGAATTGTTCCCTTTTGAGCTAATAACTTTTGAATCCGTTCCTGAGCTTTATTGAGATATAATTGAGGGTCAAATTCCGGAAATTGACGCTTTTGAACGTATTGAGAAATACTTCTACCGGTTCGCCGTCCATAAACCACACATTCTAATAGAGAATTACTGCCTAAACGGTTAGCCCCATGTACCGACACACAGGCGCATTCTCCGGCGGCAAAAAACCCTTCGACTAAACTGTCCGCACTGCGGCGCACCTGACCATCAGTGTTAACCGGAATACCTCCCATGCAATAATGAACAGTAGGACGCACCGGCATCGGTTCATTCACTGCGTCTACACCGACGAGTCGATGAGCTTCTTCCCAACAGAAAGGAACTCGACTCATAATTTTGTCTTTCCCCATGTGGCGAAGATCTAAATGCACAAAAGGCCCGCCCGCACTTCCATCGGGATGAATACCCCGTCCGGCGCGAATTTCTAGGGAGATGGCGCGAGAGGTAATATCTCTGGGGGCGAGTTCCATCTGTTTGGGGGCGTAACGTTCCATAAAGCGCTCCCCGTCAACGTTACGCAGATAAGCCCCTTCTCCCCGTACCGCTTCTGAGATCAACACCCCAACCGGATACAACCCTGTGGGGTGAAATTGGACAAACTCCATATCTTCTAGGGGAACACCTGCCAAGGCGGACATGGCCAACCCATCCCCAGTAGAGGCGTAGTCATTAGAAGTAGTGTTAAAGACTCGGCCATATCCTCCCGTTCCAAACATGACCACTTTTGCCCGGATAATTTCTAGTTGTCCATCCAGGATATGATACATAACGATACCTTTGGCTTCTCCTGCCTCAAGGATCAAGTCCATGACATACCATTCGTCATAGATATGTACCCCGTTGTGGCGCAAATTATTCACTAATTCGTGGAGCATAGCATGGCCGGTTTTATCGGCGGCGTAGCAGGTGCGCTTATGGGAATGTCCCCCAAAAGCCCGTTGAGCAATTCTTCCATCTTCGAGGCGGGAGAAAAGCACTCCCATATGTTCTAAGTCAATGATGACTTCTGGCGCTTCTTTGGTGAGATATTCTACCGCATCTTGATCGGCTAAATAGTCTGATCCTTTTACGGTATCAAAGGCGTGAGCTTCCCAAGAGTCCTCCGGATCGACATTTTGCAGAGTCGCGGCTATTCCTCCCTGTGCCGCCACCGAATGGGAACGAATGGGATGAGTTTTCGCAATAACAGCCACATCAACATTAGGGGTAAGACGTTTAATTTCTAGGGCGGCACGACATCCAGCTAAACCACCGCCAATAATAATCACATCATGTTGTAGCATTTTATAATTGAGGAATGATAAGGGGTTTCTTTGATCTATCGTGACGCACTTGCCCACAGACCTGGGTAAAATTATTGAACTTCTTAACAGTTGGCTAAGTCTCATTAAGAGTTAGAATTTATTTGCTTTAGTGCCTTCTACACACTAAGTACGGAAGACCAAAATTATATATAATCATATAATTATATAAACTTTTATTTCCAACGGAAAAAACCTGGAACTAGGGAGAGAAAATGAGCCATATTGTCATCATTGGTGCAGGAATTGGAGGATTACCCACAGCCTATGAACTTCGTCATCTTTTACCGAAATCTCATCAGATTACGTTGATTTCTGAATCAGAGTCATTTACCTTTATTCCGTCATTGCCTTGGGTTGCTTTGGGATTAAAATCCCTCAAACAAATTCAGTTAAATATACCTAAGCTAATCCAAAACAAAGGAATCGAATGGGTTTTAGGAAAAGTTACAGGACTTGATCCGCAAGCTCAACAGATTAATGTAGGAAATACCATGATTAAGTACGATTATCTCATCATCGCTACGGGTGCTTCCTTAAATTTTTCTAATGTTTCCGGATTAGGGCCAATTAACGGCTATACTCAATCGGTCTGTAATCCCCATCATGCTCTATTAGCACTCATGGCTTGGAATCAATTTTTACTCTCTCCCGGTTCGTTAGTCGTGGGAGCAGTTCCCGGAACCAGTTGTTTTGGCCCGGCTTATGAATTTGCGCTTTTAGCGGATTTTCAATTACGGCGTTTAAAATTACGCTCAAAAGTTCCTATAACTTTGATCACTCCTGAACCTTATGCGGGACATTTGGGTATTGGCGGCATGGCAAATTCTAGAGAGTTAGTCAAAAAATGTTTACAAGAACGAGAGATTGAAATTGTCGAGAATGCTGCAATTTCCCGAATTTCTCCTAACACTATTTTTCTAGAAGATAACCGTCAGTTTCCCTTTCAATATTCTATGCTCTTGCCTCCTTTTAATGGGCCGGATTTCGTGCGTTCTTATCCTGGATTAGCCGATGATAAAGGCTTTCTTCCCGTCCTTCCAACCTATCAACATCCTCAATTTGAGTCTATTTATGCCGTAGGTGTAGTAGTAAAAATTAATCCTCCCGAATCAACTTCTATTCCTGTGGGAGTTCCAAAAACCGGACAAATGACAGAAGCGATGGGAATGGCTGTGGCTCATAATATTGCTGTAAAATTAGGAGAAATTAAGCCTGTGTCGATGACTCCGACTTTAGCAGCGATCTGTATGGCCGATTTTGGCGATAAAGGCATTATTTTTCTAGCAGATCCTGTTTTACCGG belongs to Gloeothece citriformis PCC 7424 and includes:
- a CDS encoding NAD(P)/FAD-dependent oxidoreductase; this encodes MSHIVIIGAGIGGLPTAYELRHLLPKSHQITLISESESFTFIPSLPWVALGLKSLKQIQLNIPKLIQNKGIEWVLGKVTGLDPQAQQINVGNTMIKYDYLIIATGASLNFSNVSGLGPINGYTQSVCNPHHALLALMAWNQFLLSPGSLVVGAVPGTSCFGPAYEFALLADFQLRRLKLRSKVPITLITPEPYAGHLGIGGMANSRELVKKCLQEREIEIVENAAISRISPNTIFLEDNRQFPFQYSMLLPPFNGPDFVRSYPGLADDKGFLPVLPTYQHPQFESIYAVGVVVKINPPESTSIPVGVPKTGQMTEAMGMAVAHNIAVKLGEIKPVSMTPTLAAICMADFGDKGIIFLADPVLPESATGNRRKSVAYSGRWVSWCKTLFELFFLAKMRWGMAVPFFESWGLRALGLKLIKPINVSEKVETQEFTLKV
- a CDS encoding succinate dehydrogenase/fumarate reductase flavoprotein subunit, whose translation is MLQHDVIIIGGGLAGCRAALEIKRLTPNVDVAVIAKTHPIRSHSVAAQGGIAATLQNVDPEDSWEAHAFDTVKGSDYLADQDAVEYLTKEAPEVIIDLEHMGVLFSRLEDGRIAQRAFGGHSHKRTCYAADKTGHAMLHELVNNLRHNGVHIYDEWYVMDLILEAGEAKGIVMYHILDGQLEIIRAKVVMFGTGGYGRVFNTTSNDYASTGDGLAMSALAGVPLEDMEFVQFHPTGLYPVGVLISEAVRGEGAYLRNVDGERFMERYAPKQMELAPRDITSRAISLEIRAGRGIHPDGSAGGPFVHLDLRHMGKDKIMSRVPFCWEEAHRLVGVDAVNEPMPVRPTVHYCMGGIPVNTDGQVRRSADSLVEGFFAAGECACVSVHGANRLGSNSLLECVVYGRRTGRSISQYVQKRQFPEFDPQLYLNKAQERIQKLLAQKGTIRIAKLRQKFQDCMSEHCGVFRTEEIMREGLAKLQDLKQQYSQIYLDDKDNCWNTELIEAMELQSIMVVGELILTSALNRQESRGAHSREDYPSRDDSNFLQHTLAYYSPAGIDINYMPVVITMFEPKERKY
- a CDS encoding methyltransferase domain-containing protein, yielding MNFQQRSYQLEILDGDNIPNQDLYQTLKELRCINTWLGGHRAVILGLEEFQKKYINLFRVTRNIPIKNNLNIYEIGSGGGDNLYAIYRWAKKQHIPLNLGGIDIKETCLKFAQETYQNLDISWHTSDYRKWDFQDKRPDITFNSLFCHHFTDEQLVEMLKWMKTNSKLGFFICDLHRHSLAYYSIKLLTQWISKNYLIKNDAPLSVRRGFKKKELEILLNKAGIESYKIKWQWAFRYVVIVFNDDKILNQST